From Calothrix sp. PCC 6303, a single genomic window includes:
- a CDS encoding helicase C-terminal domain-containing protein, with product MIEAEVHLSLHNFLRSQAGFPAWHHHLTMARLVARALRLRRSALMQVGATCGYQGRYRTSFVASALIWQGAVIIVASEAVQQHLLRVEIPRLQTWLEVKKPIRTGDVWVGNGFEGLFLTTPQAWLKGQFTLPEGFAPGVPAIIDGVDDLENWVRESLTTTIADGNWDELCLAYPNQAETIRTAKEELTHYVFRHPANPYECYLVSETEAEILQRLFSVLEVGQLPPIWETFYRQFQQSSQSLTLSGTSADKKTAASSLIWATIARRPGTFALNIAPLELGAILEPMWERQPIVLIGSALEAETEAPLFCDRMGVKNVTCLKFSSDNNTEAIQLYTPHQIPLPNTPEFQGVLIHKIRTLVCLSATAPGYTVILVGDVPLKAQVGTILASEFGSRVQVEKTCLDENGILVSGWEYWREHQAVLPAPQLLIIATLPLPSVEHPLVAGRVAHYKRSHQDWFRLYLLPAALNELQRAIAPVRESQGIVALLDSRVINRSYGAQILSSLSPLARINYLDPNLFHNTDRE from the coding sequence GTGATTGAGGCAGAAGTTCACTTGTCGTTACATAACTTCCTGCGATCGCAGGCAGGCTTCCCAGCTTGGCACCACCACTTGACGATGGCGCGGTTAGTGGCGCGGGCTTTACGTTTACGCCGTAGTGCCTTGATGCAAGTGGGAGCAACCTGTGGGTACCAAGGACGCTACCGCACCAGTTTTGTTGCCTCAGCTTTAATTTGGCAAGGTGCAGTGATTATTGTGGCTTCTGAAGCTGTTCAACAACATTTGTTACGGGTAGAAATTCCCCGTTTACAAACATGGTTGGAAGTCAAAAAGCCAATTCGCACAGGTGATGTTTGGGTAGGAAATGGTTTTGAGGGATTATTCCTCACTACTCCCCAAGCTTGGTTAAAAGGGCAATTTACACTACCTGAAGGTTTTGCGCCAGGTGTTCCGGCAATTATTGATGGTGTGGATGATTTGGAAAATTGGGTACGAGAGAGTCTGACAACAACTATTGCTGATGGAAATTGGGACGAGTTGTGCCTTGCTTATCCCAACCAAGCGGAAACGATTCGCACCGCAAAGGAGGAATTGACACATTATGTTTTTCGACATCCGGCAAACCCCTATGAGTGTTATTTGGTTTCTGAAACAGAAGCCGAGATTTTACAGCGTCTTTTTTCTGTGCTGGAAGTAGGGCAATTACCGCCCATTTGGGAAACTTTTTATCGTCAGTTTCAGCAATCGAGCCAAAGCTTAACTTTGAGTGGGACATCAGCCGATAAAAAAACTGCTGCTTCATCCCTAATTTGGGCAACAATCGCCCGTCGTCCAGGAACCTTTGCTTTGAATATTGCCCCTTTGGAACTGGGGGCAATTTTGGAACCGATGTGGGAACGTCAACCAATTGTCTTAATTGGTAGTGCTTTGGAGGCTGAAACTGAAGCGCCGCTGTTTTGCGATCGCATGGGAGTTAAAAACGTGACTTGTCTGAAGTTTTCTTCTGACAACAACACCGAGGCGATCCAACTTTATACCCCCCATCAAATACCCCTTCCCAACACCCCAGAGTTTCAAGGTGTACTGATCCACAAAATCCGGACTTTGGTGTGCCTGAGCGCCACTGCACCAGGATATACGGTGATTTTAGTGGGGGATGTCCCCCTCAAAGCCCAGGTGGGGACAATTTTGGCATCAGAATTTGGTTCCCGCGTCCAAGTGGAAAAAACCTGCCTGGATGAAAATGGGATTTTAGTTAGTGGTTGGGAATATTGGCGCGAACACCAAGCTGTTTTACCTGCTCCCCAATTGTTAATTATTGCCACATTACCTTTACCATCAGTCGAGCATCCCCTCGTAGCTGGAAGGGTTGCACACTACAAGCGATCGCATCAAGACTGGTTTCGACTTTATCTCCTCCCAGCAGCCCTCAACGAACTACAACGCGCCATTGCCCCAGTTCGTGAAAGTCAAGGTATTGTTGCCCTCCTCGATAGCCGAGTCATCAACCGTAGCTATGGTGCCCAAATCCTTTCTTCCCTCAGCCCCCTAGCCCGGATTAACTACCTCGATCCCAATTTGTTTCACAATACAGATAGGGAATAA
- a CDS encoding DUF2839 domain-containing protein, with protein sequence MGEAKRRKTTLGENYGTSQERIFSWSPITKKQAQLFVEWSTRGAWFGIGGMVVIWIIIRFIGPAFGWWEVV encoded by the coding sequence ATGGGTGAAGCAAAACGTCGCAAAACAACTTTAGGGGAAAATTACGGCACCAGCCAAGAACGTATTTTTTCCTGGTCTCCAATTACGAAAAAACAAGCTCAGTTATTCGTGGAATGGAGTACTCGCGGTGCCTGGTTCGGCATCGGCGGAATGGTTGTCATTTGGATTATCATTCGATTTATTGGTCCTGCCTTTGGTTGGTGGGAAGTTGTGTAA